From a single Ornithodoros turicata isolate Travis chromosome 8, ASM3712646v1, whole genome shotgun sequence genomic region:
- the LOC135367601 gene encoding keratin, type I cytoskeletal 10-like, with amino-acid sequence MKVFRGGAKRGRTQEEEVVSATCLVLDRSLARAQGPRACQVSCLVTTKDGEDQDTLSKTETVTQEQGSKQNWAKKSLFCFYTESYAAFLVRDAGARQVRSVQVVINQGEDQDKKEPGQEGRSEEQEETSEEQEETSEEQEETSEEQEETSEATSTTPGHSCGGSGGNSDGRSSGEPEADSDTSSGGTSGSSQGGGSGGGSSSSEEGGSGGESGEQSDSSSQESESSGSSSDSSEGGESDRGSEGQLEIPSEHMSGSSQDGGSGRGSGDSSEEPESGRRS; translated from the exons ATGAAGGTGTTCCGGGGTGGCGCGAAACGAGGACGTACACAAGAGGAAGAAGTGGTCAGTG CAACGTGCTTGGTGCTTGACAGGAGCCTTGCACGTGCTCAGGGACCTCGAGCATGTCAGGTCTCCTGTCTCGTCACGACAAAGGATGGCGAAGACCAAGACACACTGTCCAAGACCGAGACTGTGACGCAAGAACAAGGTTCCAAACAGAATTGGGCTAAGAAGTCGCTGTTTTGTTTTTACACAGAAA GCTACGCTGCCTTTTTGGTGCGTGATGCTGGAGCGCGTCAAGTGCGCTCAGTACAAGTTGTAATCAACCAAGGCGAAGACCAGGACAAGAAGGAACCAGGACAAGAAGGAAGAAGCGAAGAACAAGAGGAAACCAGcgaagaacaagaagaaaccAGCGAAGAACAAGAGGAAACCAGCGAAGAACAAGAGGAAACCAGCGAAGCAACGTCCACAACGCCCGGACATTCTTGTGGAGGATCAGGTGGTAATTCGGACGGACGATCTAGCGGAGAACCCGAAGCAGACTCAGATACTTCTTCCGGGGGCACATCAGGTTCTTCCCAAGGGGGAGGGTCGGGCGGAGGTTCTAGTTCTTCGGAAGAAGGAGGATCTGGTGGAGAATCCGGAGAACAATCGGACAGTTCCTCCCAAGAGAGTGAATCGAGTGGAAGTTCTAGTGACTCTTCAGAAGGAGGAGAATCCGATAGAGGATCAGAAGGCCAATTAGAGATTCCTTCCGAACACATGTCAGGTTCCTCCCAAGATGGCGGATCCGGCAGAGGTTCTGGTGACTCTTCAGAAGAACCAGAATCTGGCAGACGATCTTGA
- the LOC135366254 gene encoding putative sodium-dependent excitatory amino acid transporter glt-4: MKKRTKRRSSSSIQALKKQPAAPEATELPTDTVINSIGTLRPKNIAATAVPAATVPDTAVPTTTIATTTFPNTTVPTATVPTATLLAKVQAPNTSGASGKVVQEELLAPVVTPAEGVDAGAIPVVPQPGSRLPQLRGCYGASTVACICAGAILAYVIRSRKIEVASQTVVYIRFPGDMFVQVMTMTAPLMQVCVTVLSVAQMGSRLFWRVVAYAAMYALLTCLAAQTVAVLIVSTVTSGHEIFNIVGPIPPSNDTRGSTFVNVVEEFIRAMVPGGIVDAFVFKRQSLPTDDDFEDFTQDSRTLQDVLSQQTNFGTNGFGLMTMSMFLGLALSNSDDADSIVLDCIGGVVEVLFRFTQILAWICPPGIGFLVMNWLLSLPDIADTTQALGSFLTTVLLSCFLQGVLVQTVLYIIFVKGKHKNFAFQIAYPVIMAGGGLSSMAIMPTSIMSLESGFNKQLVRVIVPMLAVVRKDATCIAMMCMILCVARSQQVDIDAKMWMCIVLVVSVSSFMVIDVHKDAPVHLNPIMLSAIGLADAPLPFVQALKLVAPVVNMLNILGDVVAVALVQSILVHALEPLSAPKQTTTSVDAAYIYRTRLKQP, from the exons ATGAAGAAACGGACAAAACGGCGCAGCAGCTCATCAATTCAGG CCCTGAAGAAACAACCTGCTGCTCCAGAGGCAACAGAACTGCCTACAGACACCGTAATTAACTCTATCGGCACTTTACGTCCCAAGAACATTGCTGCCACCGCAGTTCCTGCTGCCACGGTCCCTGACACCGCGGTACCTACCACCACCATCGCTACTACGACGTTCCCTAATACCACAGTTCCTACCGCCACCGTCCCTACTGCCACTCTTCTTGCAAAGGTCCAGGCTCCCAACACCTCTGGAGCGAGCGGGAAGGTAGTTCAGGAGGAACTTTTGGCTCCGGTAGTGACACCGGCAGAAGGCGTGGACGCGGGCGCTATACCAGTAGTCCCGCAACCGGGCTCTCGCCTTCCACAGCTACGTGGTTGCTACGGCGCCTCCACTGTGGCCTGCATCTGTGCCGGAGCTATATTGGCATATGTGATTCGCAGTAGGAAGATCGAAGTCGCATCGCAAACCGTCGTCTACATCCGTTTCCCAGGTGACATGTTCGTACAG GTTATGACGATGACGGCGCCACTGATGCAAGTCTGCGTGACGGTGCTGTCTGTGGCTCAGATGGGATCCAGACTGTTCTGGCGCGTGGTGGCATACGCCGCCATGTACGCCCTATTAACGTGCCTCGCTGCTCAGACGGTGGCCGTCCTCATCGTATCTACGGTGACCTCGGGGCACGAGATCTTCAACATCGTGGGACCCATTCCTCCATCCAACGACACGCGGGGATCAACCTTCGTCAACGTCGTAGAAGAATTCATCCG GGCAATGGTCCCTGGAGGCATCGTCGACGCTTTCGTGTTCAAG CGGCAATCGCTACCGACAGACGACGATTTCGAGGACTTCACACAAG ACTCAAGAACACTCCAAGACGTGCTGTCGCAGCAGACTAACTTCGGTACGAACGGTTTTGGCCTCATGACCATGTCCATGTTCCTGGGCCTAGCGCTGAGCAACAGCGATGACGCAGACAGCATCGTCCTTGACTGCATTGGCGGCGTTGTCGAGGTCCTGTTCAGATTTACGCAAATACTCGCTTG GATTTGCCCTCCAGGAATAGGCTTCCTGGTCATGAACTGGTTGCTTAGTCTGCCAGATATAGCTGATACGACACAAGCCCTCGGCAGCTTCCTTACAACAGTTCTGTTGTCCTGCTTCCTACAAGGGGTTCTCGTGCAGACAGTCCTGTACATTATATTTGTCAAGGGGAAGCACAAGAACTTCGCATTTCAAATAGCATATCCTGTCATCATGGCTGGGGGCGGCCTGTCAAG CATGGCTATCATGCCCACATCGATAATGTCTCTAGAGTCAGGGTTCAACAAGCAGCTGGTGCGAGTCATCGTACCCATGTTGGCCGTGGTGCGCAAGGATGCCACCTGCATAGCAATGATGTGCATGATCCTTTGTGTTGCCCGCTCTCAACAGGTCGACATCGACGCCAAGATGTGGATGTGTATCGT ATTGGTAGTGAGTGTGTCATCATTCATGGTGATTGATGTGCACAAGGATGCACCGGTCCATTTGAACCCGATTATGCTCTCAGCCATTGGTCTTGCAGACGCTCCGCTACCGTTCGTGCAAGCTTTGAAACTTGT GGCCCCCGTCGTCAACATGCTCAACATTCTTGGTGACGTCGTTGCTGTGGCCTTGGTTCAGTCAATCCTCGTGCATGCTCTCGAGCCCTTATCCGCACCAAAACAGACGACAACGTCCGTGGACGCTGCCTACATTTATCGGACGCGTCTCAAGCAGCCTTAA